A genomic window from Vitis riparia cultivar Riparia Gloire de Montpellier isolate 1030 chromosome 16, EGFV_Vit.rip_1.0, whole genome shotgun sequence includes:
- the LOC117933317 gene encoding hydroxymethylglutaryl-CoA synthase-like, whose protein sequence is MDDEKWCQLSITDKIGRLEVGSETVIDKSKSIKTFLMQIFEEFGNADIEGVDSTNACYGGTAALFNCINWVESSSWDGRYGLLVCTDNAVYAEGPARPTGGAAAIAMLVGPGAPIAFESKFKGSHMSHAYDFYKPNLASEYPVMLLHILFTVYCFCLISLVDEAAREKLAPFSALSKDESYQSRDLEKFPPEKFVETLKLMEHRYGAKAFVMSKDCSLLASGTYYLTEVDSMYRRFYAKKSGDGDNTDPMSTC, encoded by the exons ATGGATGATGAAAAGTg GTGTCAACTATCAATCACAGATAAAATTGGACGGCTGGAAGTTGGTAGTGAAACTGTGATAGACAAAAGCAAGTCCATTAAGACCTTCCTTATGCAAATTTTTGAG GAATTTGGTAATGCTGACATTGAAGGAGTGGATTCAACAAATGCATGCTATGGTGGGACTGCAGCTTTATTCAATTGTATAAATTGGGTGGAGAGTAGTTCATGGGATGGGCGTTATGGACTTCTTGTGTGCACCGACAATGCT GTCTATGCAGAAGGTCCAGCCCGACCAACTGGAGGAGCAGCTGCCATTGCCATGCTAGTAGGACCTGGTGCACCTATTGCTTTTGAAAGCAAATTTAAAGGCAGTCATATGTCTCATGCCTATGACTTCTACAAGCCCAATCTTGCGAGTGAATACCCTGTAATGCTTCTTCACATCTT GTTTACCGTTTACTGCTTTTGTCTGATCAGCCTTGTTGATGAGGCCGCAAGAGAAAAGCTAGCTCCATTTTCAGCCCTATCTAAGGATGAGAGCTACCAGAGCCGGGATCTTGAAAAG TTTCCTCCTGAAAAATTTGTCGAAACATTGAAGCTAATGGAGCATCGCTATGGTGCCAAGGCCTTTGTGATGAGCAAGGACTGTAGCTTGCTGGCTTCAGGCACCTATTATCTTACTGAAGTTGACTCTATGTACCGGAGATTCTATGCCAAGAAATCTGGGGATGGCGACAACACTGATCCTATGTCTACATGTTAG